The proteins below are encoded in one region of Pithys albifrons albifrons isolate INPA30051 chromosome 25, PitAlb_v1, whole genome shotgun sequence:
- the ACE gene encoding angiotensin-converting enzyme, with protein MPPALGLLLWLSLAGALRPELEPPEQEKNEQGAVLFAEKYNTTAELVLFDSVSASWNYNTNLTAENAALQVQASLEEQNFTELWGKKAKELYGDIWKNFSDPQLKKIISSIQTLGPSNLPLDQRQQYNTILSDMDKIYSTAKVCQPNGTCWDLEPDLSDIMATSRSYKKLLYAWEGWHNAAGNPLRPKYEEFVKLSNLAYLADGFEDTGSYWRSWYDSDNFENDLEEIYNQLEPLYLNLHAFVRRKLYDRYGPKYINLRGPIPAHLLGNMWAQQWNNIYDLMVPYPEKPNLDVTSTMVQKGWNATHMFRVSEEFFTSLGLLEMPPEFWEKSMLEKPTDGREVVCHASAWDFYNRKDFRIKQCTSVTMEQLFTVHHEMGHIQYYLQYKDQPVSFRSGANPGFHEAIGDVLSLSVSTPSHLQKIGLLSNATEDEESNINYLLKMALEKIAFLPFGYLIDQWRWNVFRGHTPPSRYNYDWWYLRTKYQGICAPVPRNESNFDPGAKYHIPGNTPYIRYFVSFILQFQFHQALCKAANHSGPLHTCDIYQSREAGDKLRAVLKAGSSNSWQEVLFNLTGTNKMDAGPLLEYFSPVTKWLQEQNNKTNEVLGWPEFDWRPPVPEGYPEGIDKIADEAQAKEFLAEYNSTAEAVWNAYTEASWSYNTNITDHNKEVMLEKNLAMSKHTLEYGMKARQFDTSDFQDESVIRILKKLSIIERAALPEDELREYNTLLSDMETTYSVAKVCKDDKTCLPLDPDLTDTMAKSRDYEELLFAWKGWRDASGKKMRNNYKRYVELSNKAAMLNGYTDNGAYWRSLYETPTFEEDLERLYLQLQPLYLNLHAYVRRALYRKYGAEHINLKGPIPAHLLGNMWAQSWSNIFDLVIPFPDATKVDATPAMKKQGWTPKKMFEESDRFFTSLGLIPMPQEFWDKSMIEKPSDGREVVCHASAWDFYNRKDFRIKQCTVVNMDDLITVHHEMGHVQYFLQYKDQPVSFRDGANPGFHEAVGDVMALSVSTPKHLHSINLLDEVMENEESDINYLMSIALDKIAFLPFGYLMDQWRWKVFDGRIKEDEYNKEWWNLRIKYQGLCPPALRSEDDFDPGAKFHIPANVPYIRYFVSFVIQFQFHQALCAAAGHTGPLHTCDIYQSKEAGRILGDALKLGFSKPWPEAMQLITGQPNMSAEALMSYFEPLRTWLEKENKKNGEVLGWPEYSWTPYSATSTQDSSDKTDFLGMSLTESQATAGGWVLLALALIFLITTIFFGVKFFLSRKKAFKSSSEMELK; from the exons ATGCCCCCGgcgctggggctgctgctctggctcagCCTGGCAGGTGCCCTCCGGCCCGAGCTCGAGCCCCCCGAGCAGGAGAAAAACGAGCAAGGGGCCGTCCTCTTCGCCGAAAAATACAACACCACGGCCGAGCTCGTCCTCTTCGACAGCGTCTCTGCCAGCTGGAATTACAACACCAACCTGACGGCCGAAAACGCCGCTCTGCAG GTCCAGGCATCGCTGGAGGAGCAGAACTTCACTGAGCTGTGGGGGAAGAAAGCCAAGGAGCTCTATGGGGACATCTGGAAAAACTTCAGTGACCCACAGCTGAAGAAAATCATCAGCTCCATCCAGACCCTGGGACCCTCCAACCTGCCCCTGGACCAGAGACAGCAG TACAACACCATCCTGAGCGACATGGACAAAATCTACTCCACGGCCAAAGTGTGCCAGCCCAACGGCACCTGCTGGGATCTGGAGCCAG ACCTCTCAGACATCATGGCCACGTCCCGCAGCTACAAGAAGCTGCTCTATGCCTGGGAGGGTTGGCACAATGCTGCGGGCAACCCTCTGCGCCCCAAGTACGAGGAGTTCGTGAAGCTGAGCAACTTGGCCTATTTGGCAGATG GATTTGAGGACACAGGCAGCTACTGGCGCTCCTGGTATGACTCAGACAACTTTGAGAATGACCTGGAGGAAATCTACAACCAGCTGGAGCCTCTCTACCTCAACCTGCACGCCTTCGTCCGGAGGAAGCTCTATGACCGCTATGGCCCCAAATACATCAACCTCAGGGGTCCCATCCCTGCTCACCTCCTGG GGAACATGTGGGCTCAGCAGTGGAACAACATCTATGACCTGATGGTGCCCTACCCTGAGAAGCCCAACCTTGACGTCACGAGCACCATGGTGCAGAAG GGCTGGAATGCCACCCACATGTTCCGGGTCTCAGAGGAGTTCTTCacctccctggggctgctggagatgCCCCCTGAATTCTGGGAGAAGTCCATGCTGGAGAAGCCGACGGATGGGCGGGAGGTGGTGTGTCACGCCTCGGCCTGGGACTTCTACAACCGCAAGGATTTCAG GATCAAGCAGTGCACGTCGGTGACCATGGAGCAGCTGTTCACGGTGCACCACGAGATGGGCCACATCCAGTACTACCTGCAGTACAAGGACCAGCCCGTGTCCTTCCGCAGCGGGGCCAACCCCGGCTTCCACGAGGCCATCGGGGatgtcctgtccctctctgtCTCCACCCCAAGCCACCTCCAGAAAATTGGTCTCCTCAGCAATGCCACTGAGGATGAAG aaagCAACATTAACTACCTGCTGAAGATGGCCCTGGAGAAGATTGCCTTCCTGCCCTTTGGCTACCTCATCGACCAGTGGCGCTGGAACGTGTTCAGAGGCCACACACCCCCGAGCCGCTACAACTACGACTGGTGGTACCTGAG AACCAAATACCAGGGTATCTGTGCTCCAGTTCCAAGGAATGAAAGCAATTTTGACCCTGGAGCAAAGTACCACATCCCTGGGAACACACCTTACATCAG GTACTTTGTGAGCTTCATCCTCCAGTTCCAGTTTCACCAGGCACTGTGCAAGGCTGCCAACCACAGCGGTCCCCTGCACACCTGTGACATCTACCAGTCCAGAGAGGCTGGAGACAAACTCAG ggcagtgttGAAAGCTGGATCTTCCAATTCATGGCAGGAAGTTCTGTTCAACCTCACTGGCACGAATAAGATGGATGCTGGGCCCCTCCTGGAGTACTTCAGCCCTGTCACCAAGTGGCTTCAGGAGCAGAACAACAAGACCAATGAGGTGCTGGGCTGGCCTGAGTTTGACTGGCGTCCCCCTGTCCCTGAAGGCTACCCTGAAGGCATTG ACAAAATAGCAGACGAAGCACAAGCCAAAGAGTTCCTGGCTGAGTACAACAGCACGGCCGAGGCAGTGTGGAACGCCTACACTGAGGCCTCCTGGTCCTACAACACCAACATCACTGACCACAACAAGGAAGTCATG CTGGAGAAGAACTTGGCCATGTCCAAGCACACCCTGGAGTATGGCATGAAGGCCAGGCAGTTCGACACCTCCGACTTCCAGGACGAGAGTGTCATCCGCATCCTCAAGAAGCTGAGCATCATCGAGAGGGCAGCGCTGCCCGAGGATGAGCTGAGGGAG TATAACACCCTCCTCTCAGATATGGAGACCACATACAGCGTGGCCAAGGTCTGCAAAGATGACAAAACCTGTCTCCCACTGGATCCTG ACCTCACAGACACCATGGCCAAGTCTCGGGACTACGAGGAGCTCCTCTTTGCCTGGAAGGGCTGGCGAGACGCTTCTGGGAAGAAGATGAGGAACAACTACAAGCGATACGTGGAACTGAGCAACAAGGCAGCCATGCTCAATG GTTACACGGACAACGGGGCCTACTGGAGATCCCTGTATGAGACACCCACCTTCGAGGAAGATCTGGAGAGGCTgtacctgcagctgcagcccctgtaCCTCAACCTGCACGCCTACGTACGCCGAGCCCTCTACAGAAAGTACGGTGCAGAGCACATCAACCTGAAGGGACCCATCCCTGCTCACCTGCTGG GCAACATGTGGGCTCAGTCATGGTCCAACATTTTCGACCTGGTGATACCTTTCCCTGATGCCACCAAGGTGGATGCCACCCCAGCTATGAAAAAACAG ggctggacacCCAAGAAGATGTTTGAAGAGTCGGACCGTTTCTTCACCTCACTGGGCCTCATCCCCATGCCCCAGGAGTTCTGGGACAAGTCCATGATTGAGAAGCCATCAGACGGGAGGGAGGTGGTGTGTCACGCCTCAGCCTGGGACTTCTACAACCGCAAGGACTTCAG GATCAAGCAGTGCACGGTGGTGAACATGGATGACCTGATCACGGTGCACCACGAGATGGGCCACGTGCAGTACTTCCTGCAGTACAAGGACCAGCCCGTGTCCTTCCGTGACGGGGCCAACCCCGGCTTCCATGAGGCCGTGGGGGACGTCATGGCCCTGTCTGTGTCCACCCCCAAACACCTGCACAGCATCAACCTGCTGGATGAAGTCATGGAAAATGAAG agAGTGACATCAACTACCTGATGAGCATCGCCCTGGACAAAATCGCCTTCCTGCCCTTCGGGTACCTCATGGACCAGTGGCGCTGGAAGGTGTTTGATGGGCGGATCAAGGAGGATGAGTACAACAAGGAGTGGTGGAACCTCAG GATCAAGTACCAGGGCTTGtgccccccagcactgaggtctGAAGATGACTTTGACCCCGGGGCAAAGTTTCACATCCCTGCCAATGTCCCCTACATCAG GTACTTTGTCAGCTTCGTGATCCAGTTCCAGTTCCACCAGGCTCTCTGTGCCGCCGCCGGGCACACGGGGCCCCTGCACACCTGTGACATCTACCAGTCCAAGGAGGCTGGGAGGATCCTGGG GGATGCCCTGAAGCTGGGTTTCAGCAAGCCATGGCCAGAGGCCATGCAGCTCATCACGGGGCAGCCCAACATGTCAGCAGAGGCCCTGATGAGCTACTTTGAGCCACTCAGGACATGGCTGGAGAAGGAGAACAAGAAGAACGGGGAGGTCCTGGGCTGGCCTGAGTACAGCTGGACTCCTTACTCAG ccacTTCAACTCAGGATAGCTCCGACAAAACTGATTTCCTGGGAATGTCCCTGACTGAAAGTCAAGCCACGGCAGGTGGCTGGGTCCTGCTCGCCCTGGCACTCATCTTCCTGATCACCACCATCTTCTTTGGCGTCAAGTTCTTCTTGTCCAGGAAAAAGGCCTTCAAATCCAGCTCAGAAATGGAACTGAAATAA